In the genome of Dermacentor silvarum isolate Dsil-2018 chromosome 1, BIME_Dsil_1.4, whole genome shotgun sequence, one region contains:
- the LOC125942668 gene encoding nose resistant to fluoxetine protein 6-like, giving the protein MLAFGPRLLFRRTKMLALQFLWASLLFTYCAQTTHASVTSPATVIPGLSTSGQGGFSTVPEATTPFEVGNTESQFLSRNLTVAQEGHSLLVVATAERKQFTGEDAVQEDRRAEGVTPSIVLTSAEPLTTQESTSQYETTTSFTAVESGSMTDTQRTDSPARAVVANTSRPERSKFLESVRAGITQLMSSAGPGFTKQLLQADISPECSFGLLKFMRALQALEPWALRLIDATAKYPTGFLQATLADVGAYDECIETVVRDDNGVEKVRGQFCNMHVKLGDDLGFLDEMMPAMEFSHKRVRNFKGYLMDKKLTGLRLGLCVISSCSEQDLNNIAKALLGTAATIDIKNCVTNVDEGIDNTQACIIAVLAVLATVIVAATSFELLTKNWDKERKNSIPYKCLVAFSVMTNTRFIVNISNDKNSEAYSLRFIHGVRFLSIFWICLGHSYATITDNIARLINGLHYFERWETLIVTAGFMAVDTFFFLR; this is encoded by the exons ATGTTGGCTTTCGGCCCCAGATTACTGTTCCGGAGAACTAAAATGCTGGCGCTGCAGTTTCTCTGGGCATCGCTTCTCTTTACGTACTGTGCCCAAACCACACACGCAAGCGTCACTTCGCCGGCCACTGTCATCCCAGGGCTATCGACAAGTGGCCAAGGAGGATTCTCAACGGTACCTGAAGCCACAACGCCTTTTGAAGTGGGAAATACTGAGTCGCAGTTTTTGTCACGCAACCTTACCGTGGCTCAAGAAGGTCATTCCCTTTTGGTGGTGGCGACGGCCGAGCGAAAGCAATTTACTGGTGAAGACGCAGTTCAAGAAGACCGGCGTGCAGAAGGCGTGACCCCTTCAATTGTTTTAACGTCGGCGGAACCCCTGACTACGCAAGAAAGCACTTCTCAATACGAAACGACTACCAGCTTTACAGCAGTCGAGAGCGGCAGCATGACGGATACGCAGCGCACAGATTCCCCTGCTAGGGCTGTAGTGGCTAACACTTCTCGTCCCGAGAGGTCCAAATTTCTAGAAAGCGTTCGGGCTGGAATTACGCAGCTCATGTCTAGCGCAGGCCCAGGGTTCACGAAGCAGTTACTCCAAGCGGATATATCCCCAGAATGCAGCTTCGGCCTGTTAAAATTTATGCGCGCCCTACAAGCACTCGAGCCTTGGGCCTTAAGAT TGATTGACGCCACGGCAAAGTATCCAACGGGCTTCCTCCAGGCGACCTTGGCTGACGTGGGTGCCTACGATGAATGCATCGAGACCGTCGTACGCGACGACAACGGCGTTGAGAAAGTCCGCGGTCAGTTCTGCAACATGCATGTGAAACTCGGAGACGACCTTGGTTTCCTCGACGAGATGATGCCAGCCATGGAATTTTCTCACAAACGC GTCAGAAATTTCAAGGGATATCTCATGGATAAGAAGTTGACCGGCCTTCGCCTCGGCCTTTGTGTCATCAGCTCGTGCAGCGAGCAAGACCTCAACAACATCGCCAAAGCCT TACTGGGAACTGCAGCGACAATCGACATCAAGAACTGCGTGACAAACGTGGACGAGGGGATAGACAACACTCAGGCATGTATTAT AGCCGTCTTGGCGGTCCTCGCAACCGTCATTGTAGCTGCAACAAGCTTCGAGCTGCTCACAAAAAACTGGGACAAGGAGCGCAAAAACT CCATCCCATACAAGTGCCTCGTAGCATTTTCTGTCATGACAAACACGAGGTTCATTGTGAACATCAGCAACGACAAGAATTCTGAAGCCTACTCATTGCGTTTTATACATGGCGTCCGCTTCCTGAGCATCTTCTGGATTTGCCTCGGACACTCCTACGCAACTATCACCGATAACATAG